CGAACGCTTCCAGACCCCCCGCGGTACGTCTGTGATCGTGGATTACGCGCATTCGCCCGACTCGCTGGACAAGGTCCTCACCGCCGTCCGGGAATTCGCCGCCGGCGAGGTCATCACCGTCTTCGGCTGTGGCGGCGACCGGGACACCACCAAGCGCACACAGATGGGGGAGATCGCCGGTATCCACTCCGACCTGGTCGTCCTGACCTCCGACAACCCTCGGAACGAAGACCCCGAGGCGATCCTGGACCAGATCACACCGGGCCTGGTGTCGAGCGGCGCCCGCTTCGAGCGGTGCGCCGACCGCCGACAGGCCATCGCTCTGGCCCTGTCCACCGCCGGGCGGGACGACATCGTCCTGGTCGCGGGGAAGGGGAGTGAGCCGTACCAGATCGTCGGCGAGCAGCTGCTGCCGTTCAGCGATATGGCAACGGTGCGCGAACTCGCCGCCGCCCAGGAGTAGTTACACGCCGCGCGGCCTGCCCCTGCGGGAGGAAGGCGAGGTCTCGTCAGGGGACGAAACGGCGCACGTAGCGCCGTTGCCAGGGGGTCTCGACGGCGTGGCGGTCGTAGTGCCGACGCACGAAGTCAACCGCCTGGCCGGCCGGTACTCCGTCGAGCACGGCCAGGCAGGCCAGGGCTGTGCCGCTCCTGCCACGGCCGCCGCCGCAGGCGATCTCGACGCGTTCGTCCCCGGCACGCGCCCACGCCTCGCCGAGAACGGCCCGGGCCTGTGCGTGGCTGCTGGGGAGCCGGAAGTCCGGCCAGCGCAGCCATCGTGCCTCCCACGAGACCTCGGGGGGCCGCTTGCCCAGCAGATATACGGCGAAGGACGGCGTCGCTCCGGCCGGCAGCGGCCGGCGCAGCGCACGGCCTCGGACGAGGCGTCCGGAGGGAAGCCGCAGGACGCCCGTGTCGGCCGGATTCCAGGTCTCGCTCACATGGCTCACCGTATGCCCCACGATCGCGTGTCCCGCGGGTGCGCGGGCGGATCAGCTCTGGACGGGCGCCGCTTCCGGGTCAGGGCGAGGGAGGATGCGGGCGGTGAAATCCTTGACGGCCGCATCCAGACCGATGTCGTGCTGTGCGCGTTCGGACAGATACCACCGGTGCTCGAGCAGCTCGTGATAGAGCTCGGCCGGATCCATCGAGCCCCGCAGGTGCTGAGGCACGGCTCGTACGGTGGGCCGGAAGACCTCCCGGACCCAGCGGTGGGCCAGCACCTCCGTGCGCGCGCCGAGCGGGTCGCCCGGTGCGTAGTCGTCCTGTGTGGCCATCCAGCTCTCGAGGTCGTTGAGAAGGCGCCGGGCCTGGTTCTCCTCGGTGTCGAGGCCGGTCAGACGCAGGAGTTGGCGCTGATGATGGCCCGCATCGACGACCTTCGGTACGAAGGTGACGGTGTCGCCGCTCGAGGAGTGCTGGATCTGCATCTCGGCGACGTCGAAACCGAGGTCGTTGAGCCGGCGGATACGGCGGTCGATGTAGTGGTACTTGCCCGCCGGGTAGACGGACGTGCGGGTCAGCTCCTCCCACAGGTCCTGGTAGCGCCGGCAGATCTCGGTGCCGAAGGCGATCGGATCCACCGACGGATGGAGTGCGCCGGCCGCCTCCAGGTCCAGCAGCTCGCCGCTGATGTTCACCCGGGCGAGCTCGATGTCGTACGCGCGCTGCCCGGTGGTGAGTTGGGGGTGCAGCTCCCCGGTCTCGGCATCGACCAGGTAAGCGGCGTAGGCGCCGGCGTCGCGGCGGAAGAGCGTGTTGGACAGCGAGCAGTCGCCCCAGGCGAAGCCGGCCAGATGCAGCCGGACCAACAGTACGGCGAGCGCGTCCATGAGGCGGTGCATCGTGGTGGGCCGCAGCGTGGTCTCGAACATCGACCGATAGGGCAGGGAACCGTTGAGATGCCGGGTGATCAGCACCGGCTCCAGCGGCCCGCCGTCGCTGTCGGTGCGCCCGGTAACGACCGCGAGGGGATCCACCGCCGGGATGCCGAGCCGGTCGAGGGTGCGCAGCAGCTCGTACTCGCGTACCGCCGGCCGCTCGGCGAGCTCCTTGACGGCGACCACGTCGGCCCCGGCCCGGGCATAGCGCACCACGTGCCGGGAGATGCCGCGCGGCAGCGCCACGAGGTACTTCTCCGGCCATTCCTCGAGCGGCAGGTGCCACGGAAGTTCGAGAAGGAGCGCGGGGTGTTCGGGGTTGGTGGCGCTGATCTGCAAAGCCATCGATCGCCTCGCGTCGGACGGTGACGGGCCACCAGTGTGACGTATGAGGTCGCGCACCTCATCGGGCGCCCTGGGCGGCGACCGGCATGGCCGCACTGCGGTTCAGGCGGCGCTGCGGTTCAGACGCACCTGGCCGCGGTTCAGACGCACCTGTACGTGAAACGCGTCGCGACCGTGTGCCGGGACGGCGAGGTGATCCGCAGTTCCGCACTGGCCCGGTATGCGCCCCGGCCGTGGAAGGTCCAGAGCAGATGCAGGCGTGCCTGTTCCTGCCCGCGCGTCATCTTCTCCCGCAGCACCTCCGAGGTGGTGCCGTCGCTGCGCACCCAGCGATACGTCACAGTGCCGGGCCGTCCGTTGGTCTCCAGTACAGCCACGACATCCGCCGTGCCGTCACATCCGGGCCCCTCCGGAGCGCTCTGCACGGCGACATCCTCCACGGCCAGGCCGGGCCCGTGACGCTGCCAGGCGAGGAAGGCCAGCACCGCCAGCAGCACGATGGCGGCCAGGGCGTACCGGCGGAGTCCTCCGCTGCGGGGTTCGCGGGCCTGCTGCGGCTCGGCGGGCTGCCCAGGCAACGTGCCGTGCCAGAGTTCGGCTGCGGTCGTGCTGTTGCCACGGTTCCGGTTCCGTACGACCGCGGTCACTCCCGGGCCGAAGCGGAGCACCTCGCCCTCCACGCGGTCCGGTGCCACGCTCACCGGCTGACCGCCCCGCACCGGGACGGTTGTTTCGGGCGCGGGCTCCGGCTCCGGCCGCTCGAACCAGTGGCTGCCGAGCGCGGTCGCGCTGTACCCCTCGTTCTCGGCCTCGTCCGGGCGCGGGGTCCGCCGCCCGTCGTCGTAAGGGACCCGGGGATCGTTCATCCGATGGGGCACCGCCTGGCCTGGATCTGCTGCGAACTGGGATTCGGGGCGGTGGGGTTCGTCGTCGCCCGTACGCCCCAGTAGCAGCCCTTCCCCTGGAAGGTGTGGTCCAGCGTGATCGTGTACTGCGTCGCGCCGCTCCGCTCGAAGGTCTGCGAGCCGTCCGGGGCGCCCGGTTCACCCTTGGCGTTGCTGGTGAACCATGCGATGACGACGGTCACCGGACCGGTCCCGTCCGTGGCGACGTCGATGGAGGCGGTGGCGACCGTCGCATTGATCTGCTGCAGGCTCGAGACGGATACGGACCTCACCCTGACGGGAGCCGTGGTGGGAGGGCTGGGTTCGGTAGTGGGTGGGGAAGCCGGGGGAGAGGTGGGTGGGGGCTCGGAGGATACGGGGGGCGCGGCGGTCGCGCTGCCCGAAGGAACAGAAGTGTCGGACGGAGAAGGGGAATTGCCGGCCGGGACGCTCCCGGTCGGTGACGGACTCCCGGAGGTGGACGGGCCGGCGGACGCGGCGCCGTCCGGGTCGTCGACCGCGCCCGGTTCCGCGCTGGTGGTGGCGAGGGCCTGGGCCGTCGTGCGCTGCGGGCTGCCTCCGCTCGCCCCCGCCGCAACAGCGACGACCACCGCCAGAACCAGCGCGGCGAGGGTTGCCAGCACGCCCCGCAGGCCCGGACTCCAGCTGCCTGCCCAGCCTCCGCCGCTGCCTCCGCCGCCCAGTGCCGTCGTGGCCAGCTCGGTGGTGCCGGAGGCCTGGCCCGCGGCGGACGGGAAGAGCAGCGGCAGGAGTGCGGCGAGCGCGGCGAGCTTCCGCTGGCCCCGCTCCTCCCAGTCCGGGCCGTACGCCGCCCCGGCGATCTCCTCAAGCTCGGCCACGAAGGCCGCGGCGTTCTCGGGCCGCTCCAGCGGGGCCTTCGCCATACCGCGCCGGATCAACGGGCGCACCGGTTCCGGCGCCGCCTCCTCGGGAACCGGCGCGCTGATGTGCTGGAGAGCCAGCTCGGCGAAGTTCTCGCCCGAGAACGGCTTGCGGCCGGTCAGGCACTCGTAGAACGTCGCTGTCGCCGCGTAGACGTCGGCGGCCGGGGAGGCGGGCTCGCCGTTCCACTGTTCCGGGGCCATGTACGCGGGAGTGCCGGCGACGCCCGGTGTGGTGCCGCGGCCCGCCGCGATGCCGAAGTCGACGAGCTTGGACGAGCCGTCGGCCGCGACCAGCACGTTCTCGGGCTTGTAGTCGCGGTGGACCACACCCGCCCGGTGCGCGGCAGCCAGTCCCAGCAGCGAGCCCTTGAGCACCACCAGCGCCGCTTCGGGGCCGGTGGCTCCCTCGCGTCGCAGCAGGGTGCGCAGGGCGATCCCGTCGACCAGCTCCATCACGATGGCGGCGCCCAGCGGCGCTTCGACGTATTCGTACAGCCCGACCACATACGGCGAATCGAGTCCGCCGAGCAGACGTGCCTCCGCGCGGAACTCCTGTACGAAGCCGGAATCCGTGCGCAGCCGCTCGCTGAGGTATTTGACGGCCACCGGCACGCCGGTCGCGTCGTGGACGGCCAGGACGACACGCCCGCTGCCGCCGGAGCCCAACTCCCGGGATTCCGTGTACCCCGGCACCGACCACGTGTTCATCCCGCCCCCTAGGTCCTGCGCGGTTCCCAGCAGGCGTCAGCGCCGCCACCGACGGATGGCCCGACCGCTCTGCCGCGGGTATCCGTGCGCGGTCGTTGTGCACGACGGCCGCACCGTAGCCCACATGCTGTCCCCATGGCAGACACATTTCCGTCACGACTGGTTCCCGCCGGAGAGCCAGCTGCTGGGCTGCGCGGGTGAGCCGGTGCCTCAGTCGGTCACCGTGTCAGTCACCGGCGGCAGATCAGATCGGCCAGCTCCGACGGCCGGCTGAGCGCGACGAGGTGTCCACCGGGGAGTTCCTCGACGGTGATTCCCAGCCGCTCCTTCACGATCCGGCGCTGGAACTCAAGGGGGAAGAACCGGTCCTCACGGCCCTGCAGGAACCGCGTGGGGACCTTCGGCCACTCGCGCTGCGGCCACGGCTGCGTGAACAGGGCCTCCGAGGGGCCGGACTCGCCCTGCGCCATCGCCTCGTCGGTCACCTCCGGCGGCACATCGTGGAAGAAGTCGACCAGCACATCGAACTCGGCGTCCGGAGCGCGTCCCTCCTGCACGGCGTACGCCGCGCGCGCCGCGGCCTGGCCCGTGTTGTCCCACCACTGCCCCGCCGTCTCGCCGTAGGCCGGCACCATGGCGTTGACGAGAATCAGCTGATCGACCGCCACCCTCTCGCAGACCAGTGGCGCGGTGAAGCCGGCGAGCGACTGCGCGACAAGTACCAAGTCGCGGTGATCGCCGATCGCTCGGACGACGGAGTCGGCGTACTCGGAGAGCCCGGCGGAGTTGTCCTGAGGCAGGTCGACGGCCACCACCTCGTGTCCGCGCCCGCGCAACTCGGGGACGAGCCGGTGCCAGTACCAAGCGCGACCGTCAGCGCCGGGGATGAGCACATAGGTTGCCATTCAAACCGCCTTCGTCCTGTCGGCTACTCCGCGAGTACTGGGATACCTCACTCTCCCGGGCGATGGTGACAGTGAACGGGCTCCGGGCCGGAGTGTCCGACCCGGAGCCCGCCGCTCCCCCGTATCCCCGCTTCCCCCGTTCCCCCGTTCCCCCGTACTGCCCGTCGGACCGAGCGCGGGCGCCCGGCCGACCGGCAGGTCTGCGGTGTGGTGCCCGGCTCAGTAGAGCTTGGCGACCGCGACGCCCGTGGTCTTCTTGAAGCCCTTCAGCGGCGCGCCGTCGAGGTCGCCCAACTGCCCCCACTCGATGACCGTCACCGTCCGGCCGTCACGGCCGACCGAGTAGAGGCCGATGTCGGTTGAGCCGACGTCGGGGTCGGCGGTGTCGATGCTGTAGACGTGCGCTCCCTCCTCGACGTTGATCCTGCCGTGGTAGAAAGCCTCGCCCTCGAGCCCCGGGTGGGTGTCCTTCAGCCGGTCGAGGCAGCCCTCGATCGAGGCGCGGAGCCTGGAGGCGAGCGCCTTCGCCTTGGCCGTGCTGGGTGCGACCGTCGTCGTCTGACGGGCGCTGGTGTCCAGCTCCGTCCTGAAGTCGCGGTAGGCGGTGGAAGTCTTGGGCGCGATCCCCGCCGTGCACGGCGAGCCGGAGTCGGGCAGCCCCTGCTTCACCGGATCGGCGTGCCAGGGACTGATCGAGGCCGGCAGTTGCGACGCCGAGAGGAACTTCGGCGCCACGGGGGCGGCGGCCGTGGCCGAGCCGAGCGAGGCGATGGTCATGCCCACGGCTGCCGCGGTCACGACAGCGGTGCGGATCTTGTTCATGTAAGGGCTTCCCCCGGTTCGTGGCTGGCTGAGCGATCACCAGCTTCGGCGCGCCGGTGGGCGGCGGCAAGCACTCCACGCCCTTCAGGGACGGTGGAACCATTCCACCCCGGTTGACGTGGGGTTTATCAGTGGGGTGGGACGCCGTCCTGGGACGGCCGGGGGGAGTTGGAGCGCTTGAGCACACCGCGAGAGACCGAGACGGAAGCGTTCGCGCGACGGTTGAGCGAGCTTCGGGACGGATCCGGCCGCAGTTACGGCGCGCTGGCGCGCCGCGTCGGCGTCAGCGCGTCGACGCTGCATCGGTACTGCTCCGGGCAGACGGTGCCGGTGGAGTACACGCCGGTGGAACGGCTGGCACGCCTCTGCGGATGCCAGGGTGAGGAACTCACCGCGCTGCACCGGCTGTGGGTGAGGGCGGACGCGGATCGCGGCAGGCGTCAGGAGAGCGGTGCCGGGGCGGCAGGCCGGGAGGTCACGGCCGTCCCGGGCGAGGCCCCCGAAGCCGATCCGGCACCCGCCCCTGAGCCGTTGGCGGAACCCGACGAGCCCGGACGGCGGGGACGCCGCTGGGCGTACGCCACCGTCCTGGCCGCGGCCGTCCTCGCGTTAGTCCTGCTCATCGCCTTCGCTGAGAACTTCCCTTCGGCAGCGGACAGGCGGCAGTCCGCGGCGGAGCAGTTCGGCGGCGGAGCCAACGACTCTTCCCAGCCCCACCCCGACGGCTCCCGTTCCACCGCGCCCGCGTCTCCCGACGCCACGGCCTCCGCTCCCGGCGACGGACCTCGCGTATCCACCGACCACGGTCAGCGCCCGCCCGAAGCAACCGCTTCCGGCCGTTCCACCGCCCCCTCGGAGCCTGAGCGGAGCCGGTTGCCGTTCACTTGGAGCACGAACGACCACATCTGGCAGAACGGGTGCGGCCACACCTACCTCGTCAACCGCGGCCCCGCCCACGTGCCTCCGCCGCCTGCCGAAGCGGACGCCGAGCCTTGGGCGCGCTCGGTCGGTGCGGTCCACGGCGCCGATACCGGAGTGCGGATCACCGTGCAGGGCAAGAGCGACAAGGCGGTGGTCCTCGAGGCGATGCACGTCCGGGTGACGGCGAGGCGGGCGCCACCGAAGCACAACGCCTTCCGCATGAACCTCGGGTGCGGCGGGGCGCTCACGCCCCGCCTGTTCGACGTCGACCTCGACAAGCCCCGACCGATCGCACGCTCGATGGCGGGCAACGACGCCGGTGAGCCGATCCCTGCTGTCTCCTTTCCGTACAAGGTCTCGGCGACCGACCCCGAGACGCTGCTGGTCACCGGCCGTACGGTCGGCTGTGACTGCGACTGGTACCTGGAGTTGGAGTGGAGCAGCGGCGACCGCTCGGGCACCGTACGGATCGACGACAGCGGACAGCCCTTCCGTACGAGCGGAATTCAGGACCGGCCCGTCTTCGACTACGGCACCGGCTCCGGTCGTTGGAACCCGGCCGCCTAGCCACCCGGTCTATATGCAAGTCGGGCGCGGGTCAGATGGTGAGAGTGGGCCAGGGGACGTCGGTTTCGACGGCGGCGGTGTAGTCGAAGCCGCGGACGGAGAAGCCGTAGAGGCGGCGGACTTCGTCGCTGAACCAGTCGAGGTCGGCGAGTTCGGTGATGGTGTCGCTGGTGGCGGTGCTCCAGCGTTCGGCGACGGCGTTCTGCACGGCGGGGTCGAGTTCCCAGGTGTCGAGGCGGACCCGGCCCTGAGGACAACGGAGCGAGGTGCCGTAGCCGGGGGTACCTCCCAGGCGAAGCTCTGGGGGAGCGTCGCGGGCCCGACAAGATCGCCCGGACAGGGCCTGGTCCCGCCCTGTCTGCCCAGGTCAACGCGGCGCCCCGTACACCTTGATGATGATCGCGTCCGATTTCGTAGCACTCGGGTCGTACACGACAACACATACGCCGGGGGATTCGCCGCATACCTGCCGGCTCATAGCTTCTTGATCAAGCACCGCGATGATCAGGAGGCAACAGAGACATGTACGGCAAGGCATTCGCCCCGGAGTACCAGGGCGAACTGGGCTCGGTTCTCGGCGTCAACTCCTCGTACGACGAGGTGCTCGC
The Streptomyces lunaelactis genome window above contains:
- a CDS encoding alpha/beta fold hydrolase, producing MATYVLIPGADGRAWYWHRLVPELRGRGHEVVAVDLPQDNSAGLSEYADSVVRAIGDHRDLVLVAQSLAGFTAPLVCERVAVDQLILVNAMVPAYGETAGQWWDNTGQAAARAAYAVQEGRAPDAEFDVLVDFFHDVPPEVTDEAMAQGESGPSEALFTQPWPQREWPKVPTRFLQGREDRFFPLEFQRRIVKERLGITVEELPGGHLVALSRPSELADLICRR
- a CDS encoding DUF4032 domain-containing protein; protein product: MALQISATNPEHPALLLELPWHLPLEEWPEKYLVALPRGISRHVVRYARAGADVVAVKELAERPAVREYELLRTLDRLGIPAVDPLAVVTGRTDSDGGPLEPVLITRHLNGSLPYRSMFETTLRPTTMHRLMDALAVLLVRLHLAGFAWGDCSLSNTLFRRDAGAYAAYLVDAETGELHPQLTTGQRAYDIELARVNISGELLDLEAAGALHPSVDPIAFGTEICRRYQDLWEELTRTSVYPAGKYHYIDRRIRRLNDLGFDVAEMQIQHSSSGDTVTFVPKVVDAGHHQRQLLRLTGLDTEENQARRLLNDLESWMATQDDYAPGDPLGARTEVLAHRWVREVFRPTVRAVPQHLRGSMDPAELYHELLEHRWYLSERAQHDIGLDAAVKDFTARILPRPDPEAAPVQS
- a CDS encoding serine/threonine-protein kinase, which translates into the protein MNTWSVPGYTESRELGSGGSGRVVLAVHDATGVPVAVKYLSERLRTDSGFVQEFRAEARLLGGLDSPYVVGLYEYVEAPLGAAIVMELVDGIALRTLLRREGATGPEAALVVLKGSLLGLAAAHRAGVVHRDYKPENVLVAADGSSKLVDFGIAAGRGTTPGVAGTPAYMAPEQWNGEPASPAADVYAATATFYECLTGRKPFSGENFAELALQHISAPVPEEAAPEPVRPLIRRGMAKAPLERPENAAAFVAELEEIAGAAYGPDWEERGQRKLAALAALLPLLFPSAAGQASGTTELATTALGGGGSGGGWAGSWSPGLRGVLATLAALVLAVVVAVAAGASGGSPQRTTAQALATTSAEPGAVDDPDGAASAGPSTSGSPSPTGSVPAGNSPSPSDTSVPSGSATAAPPVSSEPPPTSPPASPPTTEPSPPTTAPVRVRSVSVSSLQQINATVATASIDVATDGTGPVTVVIAWFTSNAKGEPGAPDGSQTFERSGATQYTITLDHTFQGKGCYWGVRATTNPTAPNPSSQQIQARRCPIG
- a CDS encoding helix-turn-helix domain-containing protein, translating into MSTPRETETEAFARRLSELRDGSGRSYGALARRVGVSASTLHRYCSGQTVPVEYTPVERLARLCGCQGEELTALHRLWVRADADRGRRQESGAGAAGREVTAVPGEAPEADPAPAPEPLAEPDEPGRRGRRWAYATVLAAAVLALVLLIAFAENFPSAADRRQSAAEQFGGGANDSSQPHPDGSRSTAPASPDATASAPGDGPRVSTDHGQRPPEATASGRSTAPSEPERSRLPFTWSTNDHIWQNGCGHTYLVNRGPAHVPPPPAEADAEPWARSVGAVHGADTGVRITVQGKSDKAVVLEAMHVRVTARRAPPKHNAFRMNLGCGGALTPRLFDVDLDKPRPIARSMAGNDAGEPIPAVSFPYKVSATDPETLLVTGRTVGCDCDWYLELEWSSGDRSGTVRIDDSGQPFRTSGIQDRPVFDYGTGSGRWNPAA
- a CDS encoding protein-tyrosine phosphatase family protein, with the translated sequence MSETWNPADTGVLRLPSGRLVRGRALRRPLPAGATPSFAVYLLGKRPPEVSWEARWLRWPDFRLPSSHAQARAVLGEAWARAGDERVEIACGGGRGRSGTALACLAVLDGVPAGQAVDFVRRHYDRHAVETPWQRRYVRRFVP